In a genomic window of Arachnia rubra:
- a CDS encoding M20 metallopeptidase family protein, translating into MSIREYCNQLSTELVALRRELHQIPEVGLDLPLTQARVLKALDGLPLEITLGKSLSSIVAVLRGTAPGDNERPVVLLRGDMDGLPVRELSGEPFASENGNMHACGHDLHMSLLVGAAKALAAHRDELAGDVILQFQPGEEGFDGCGHMIGEGLLDAAGRRPDAAWAIHVWAGLDPLGTFSTKPGPVMAGADVIKARVVGRGGHGSAPQLAADPVPALAEMITATHAMVTRRFSIFDPVVVSVGRVQAGTAANVIPEDAFFDATMRTFSEASRSRLMQLWPELLEGIARVHGVSVEIEVVEQYPVTVNDDAAADHVAEVVAEVFGEDRHARWSNPLAAAEDFSRILEVTPGCFIGLSACLPELDPATAPMNHSAYCRFDDSVIADGSALLAELAHRRLTLSAQ; encoded by the coding sequence GTGAGTATCCGGGAGTACTGCAACCAGTTGAGCACCGAGCTCGTGGCCCTGCGCCGCGAACTCCACCAGATTCCTGAGGTTGGGCTCGACCTGCCCCTGACCCAGGCTCGGGTGCTAAAGGCCCTCGACGGCCTGCCGTTGGAGATCACGCTGGGCAAATCACTGAGCAGCATCGTCGCGGTGCTGCGCGGCACGGCCCCTGGCGACAATGAAAGACCCGTCGTGCTACTTCGCGGCGACATGGACGGCCTGCCGGTCAGGGAGCTGTCTGGTGAGCCGTTCGCATCGGAGAACGGCAACATGCATGCCTGCGGACACGATCTGCACATGTCATTGCTGGTCGGAGCCGCTAAGGCGCTCGCAGCCCATCGCGATGAGCTGGCTGGGGATGTGATCCTCCAGTTCCAGCCGGGCGAGGAGGGTTTCGACGGCTGTGGCCACATGATTGGCGAGGGCCTGCTGGACGCTGCCGGGCGGCGTCCCGATGCTGCCTGGGCCATCCATGTGTGGGCGGGGCTGGATCCGCTGGGCACCTTCTCCACCAAACCCGGCCCGGTGATGGCCGGGGCCGATGTGATCAAGGCCCGGGTGGTGGGACGTGGGGGTCACGGCTCCGCTCCGCAACTGGCCGCCGACCCCGTCCCCGCGCTGGCGGAGATGATCACCGCCACCCACGCCATGGTCACGCGCCGGTTCAGCATCTTCGACCCTGTGGTGGTCAGCGTGGGCCGGGTACAGGCGGGCACGGCGGCCAATGTGATTCCGGAGGACGCCTTCTTCGACGCCACGATGCGCACCTTCTCCGAAGCATCCCGGTCACGCCTGATGCAGCTCTGGCCGGAGCTGCTGGAGGGCATTGCCCGGGTCCACGGCGTCAGCGTGGAGATCGAGGTGGTCGAGCAGTATCCCGTCACCGTCAACGACGACGCTGCTGCGGACCATGTCGCCGAGGTGGTGGCTGAGGTGTTCGGCGAGGACCGGCATGCCCGCTGGAGCAATCCGCTGGCTGCTGCCGAGGACTTCTCCCGCATCCTGGAGGTGACTCCCGGCTGCTTCATCGGCCTGTCGGCCTGCCTGCCCGAGCTGGACCCGGCGACCGCCCCGATGAACCACTCGGCCTACTGCCGTTTCGATGACTCCGTGATCGCCGACGGCTCCGCTCTCCTGGCGGAGCTGGCGCACAGGCGTCTTACGCTCTCAGCCCAGTAG
- a CDS encoding class I SAM-dependent methyltransferase, with the protein MHPVDPLILDESPERAEAIAVIDAPGLVTAARERSGDVRVWCDDLRDAQAVAEIDPGLLVAHPGELRGVTLAWGHLPKSLAALDEQCASVQGASDVLFLSGARVKHMNRSMNQVLARHFTAVNASLGRSKCRVLRGWGPNQLTSEWPKNRRHADLDLVLVAHGATFNGNRIDDGTRLLLDHLQPEGRRALDLGCGNGVIAAFLARHGLETTATDVSWSAVTATRATAEANGLDIEVRWADGLSDFPAHSFDVIAANPPFHQGHAKESGPTLRMFDQIARVLRPGGQFWCVFNSHLPWRRELAERVGRTRVVAQDRSYQLTFTIP; encoded by the coding sequence ATGCACCCCGTCGATCCACTGATCCTGGACGAGTCCCCCGAGCGGGCCGAGGCAATCGCCGTCATCGACGCCCCCGGTCTCGTCACCGCAGCCAGGGAACGCAGCGGCGACGTCCGGGTGTGGTGCGACGACCTGCGTGACGCACAGGCCGTGGCCGAGATCGATCCTGGCCTGCTCGTTGCCCACCCCGGCGAGCTGAGAGGCGTGACGCTCGCCTGGGGACATCTGCCGAAATCCCTCGCGGCACTGGATGAGCAGTGCGCCAGCGTCCAGGGCGCCTCGGATGTGCTGTTCCTCAGCGGTGCCCGGGTCAAGCACATGAACCGCTCCATGAACCAGGTGCTGGCCCGTCATTTCACGGCCGTGAATGCCAGCCTGGGACGTTCCAAATGCCGGGTCCTGCGGGGCTGGGGACCGAACCAGCTCACCTCCGAGTGGCCGAAGAACCGCCGGCACGCCGACCTTGACCTGGTGCTCGTCGCCCACGGCGCCACATTCAACGGCAACCGCATCGACGACGGCACCCGGCTTCTCCTAGACCACCTGCAGCCCGAGGGCCGGCGAGCCCTGGACCTCGGATGCGGAAACGGGGTGATCGCCGCCTTCCTCGCCCGGCACGGCCTGGAGACCACAGCGACCGATGTCTCCTGGTCGGCCGTGACCGCCACCCGCGCCACCGCTGAGGCAAACGGCCTCGACATCGAGGTCCGCTGGGCTGACGGCCTCAGTGATTTCCCTGCCCACAGCTTCGACGTCATCGCCGCCAATCCCCCGTTCCACCAGGGTCACGCGAAGGAGTCCGGGCCAACCCTGCGGATGTTCGACCAGATCGCCCGGGTGCTGCGTCCCGGCGGGCAGTTCTGGTGCGTCTTCAACTCGCATCTGCCGTGGCGCCGTGAGCTGGCTGAACGGGTTGGTCGGACCAGGGTCGTAGCTCAGGACAGAAGCTATCAACTGACGTTTACAATTCCGTGA
- a CDS encoding S1C family serine protease, translated as MTNQENNRPAFTQDGLPGNPFHNAPGYQQNTYQSHNHQQQPHQDGHPSPQSPAYQAGQGSQMPQTPTGQGQSAQTPNGPSHGTSPVSPGAVPAAGPYPAPAQAATTTRPRKSRKTLAGLVAVALLSAGVGGVSAVAANHYLGSGSNASSAVSTATTTQVAQSSANSPDWTATAAAVKNAVVAIKVAGSSGQGQGSGVVIDSQGHIVTNNHVVSSAGQGAQINVTIGDKSYAASVVGTDPSTDLAVLKLENPPSDLTVASWGDSSGLKVGQPVMAVGNPLGLSDTVTTGIVSALNRPVTTQAVSSENTANNQGSDVVVTSAIQTNAAINPGNSGGALVDSSGALVGITSSIASLASGNSSGQSGNIGIGFAIPSAQAKSVVEQLIANGTVKHAQIGVRASDGSSGTQLGAKVDEVTQGSPAEKAGLRTGDLITAIDGTPVVGTESLVAQIRTHEVGKEVTLKVLRDGETIELKATLAAASR; from the coding sequence ATGACGAACCAGGAAAACAACCGCCCGGCCTTCACCCAGGACGGCCTGCCCGGGAATCCCTTCCACAATGCGCCCGGCTACCAGCAGAACACCTATCAATCGCACAACCACCAACAGCAGCCCCACCAAGACGGCCACCCCAGCCCCCAAAGCCCCGCTTACCAGGCCGGCCAGGGCAGCCAGATGCCCCAGACTCCCACTGGGCAAGGCCAGAGCGCACAGACCCCCAACGGGCCGTCTCACGGCACGAGCCCGGTATCCCCTGGCGCGGTCCCGGCCGCAGGTCCATACCCCGCCCCAGCTCAGGCGGCCACGACGACGCGCCCCAGGAAGAGCCGGAAGACCCTGGCGGGGCTGGTTGCCGTCGCCCTGCTGTCGGCCGGAGTTGGTGGAGTCAGCGCGGTCGCCGCAAACCACTACCTGGGCAGCGGCTCGAATGCCTCCTCCGCCGTCTCCACGGCGACCACCACCCAGGTGGCCCAGTCGTCCGCGAACAGCCCCGACTGGACGGCCACGGCGGCCGCCGTCAAGAACGCTGTGGTTGCCATCAAGGTGGCCGGCAGCAGCGGCCAGGGCCAGGGGTCGGGTGTGGTCATCGACTCCCAGGGGCACATCGTCACCAACAATCACGTGGTCTCCAGCGCCGGCCAGGGTGCCCAGATCAACGTCACGATAGGTGACAAGAGCTACGCAGCCAGCGTCGTCGGCACCGATCCCTCCACGGACCTGGCGGTGCTGAAGCTTGAGAACCCGCCGTCGGATCTGACGGTCGCGTCCTGGGGTGATTCCTCCGGCCTCAAGGTGGGGCAGCCCGTGATGGCTGTCGGCAACCCCCTGGGGCTATCCGACACCGTCACCACCGGCATCGTCTCGGCCCTGAACCGGCCCGTCACCACGCAGGCCGTATCCTCGGAGAACACCGCGAATAACCAGGGCAGCGATGTGGTGGTCACCTCCGCCATCCAGACCAACGCGGCAATCAACCCCGGCAACTCGGGCGGGGCCCTGGTGGACTCGTCGGGTGCGCTGGTCGGTATCACCTCCTCGATCGCGTCCCTGGCCTCGGGCAACTCCTCCGGCCAGTCCGGCAACATCGGCATCGGTTTCGCCATCCCGTCAGCTCAGGCGAAGTCCGTGGTTGAGCAGCTCATCGCAAACGGAACCGTCAAGCACGCCCAGATAGGGGTCCGCGCCAGCGACGGCTCCTCCGGGACCCAGCTCGGGGCCAAGGTGGATGAGGTCACCCAGGGATCCCCCGCCGAGAAAGCCGGTTTGCGCACCGGCGACCTCATCACCGCCATCGACGGCACCCCGGTGGTGGGGACTGAGTCCCTGGTGGCGCAGATACGCACCCACGAGGTGGGCAAGGAGGTGACGCTGAAGGTCCTCCGGGACGGTGAGACCATCGAGCTGAAAGCCACCCTGGCTGCTGCCAGCCGCTGA
- a CDS encoding VWA domain-containing protein: MTRSRHLAAACGVLLLVSMYGLAQPAAQADDSAPKVLLMLDSSGSMKEADPSGGAKMDAAKKSLIRALDSIPSNAEVGLRVYGADADGNGASGSCSDSRQAHPVGALDKAGLTSAINQFQPRGDSPIAYSLKEGAKDLGDGGKRHVILVSDGEETCSPDPCQEIRSLIAGGVSLQIDTVGFAVQDKAREQLSCIAEAGGGTYYEAKDATALESSLQRLGARTSREFTVSGTPVQGTAIPAGAPLLTPGQYTDTSVASTSEETEKYYRVKRTQPGSTIRVNILARMPGANTKESNERAGWVWSLKTFDDDSCDNQTSSGQDGYNTGVVVGQTLLSMGRDPKPGAATPPSGSEKCAEAKELYFNVKRIKGTGGETPIEIRVIEEAPMENAGQLPAGVVDTPSASDSGAASPASGDPTSVVGGASFNDALEVGSGTYSTEVVPGEMVFFKTPIKYGQNGVFSLDGLEVLPEVIQGATPSDDAVVSPAVYAPDLSRMDSHTPTGLHFSMSKTGARSSGAPHIDLTPEVRYRNRWDSPKMYYGRSLGFSMEGYYYYALALGQADFLKGQPTKIQFSLKVSGEVSDVPGETSDVAGETSDQEGDAQPTWAYTSGFDSPDQAAASADPGKLLMLAGGGVLVILGGGGIAYVLLRRPAE, translated from the coding sequence ATGACCCGATCCCGCCATCTGGCAGCAGCCTGCGGGGTGCTGCTGCTGGTTTCCATGTACGGACTTGCCCAGCCTGCCGCACAAGCAGATGACTCTGCCCCCAAGGTCTTGCTGATGCTGGACTCCTCCGGATCTATGAAAGAAGCCGACCCCTCCGGCGGCGCCAAGATGGACGCGGCAAAGAAATCGCTGATCCGTGCCCTCGATTCCATACCCTCGAACGCAGAGGTCGGCCTGCGGGTCTACGGTGCGGATGCCGACGGCAACGGAGCCTCGGGGTCCTGCTCGGACTCTCGCCAGGCGCATCCCGTGGGTGCCCTGGACAAGGCCGGCCTGACCAGCGCCATCAACCAGTTCCAGCCTCGCGGCGATAGCCCCATCGCCTACTCGCTGAAGGAGGGGGCCAAAGACCTGGGGGACGGCGGAAAGCGCCATGTCATCCTCGTCTCCGATGGCGAAGAGACCTGCTCGCCCGATCCCTGCCAGGAGATCCGCTCACTGATCGCCGGCGGCGTCAGTCTGCAGATCGACACCGTCGGATTCGCAGTCCAGGACAAAGCGCGCGAGCAGCTTTCCTGTATCGCAGAGGCCGGCGGAGGCACCTACTACGAGGCCAAGGACGCGACGGCCCTCGAATCGAGCCTGCAGCGTCTCGGGGCGCGTACCTCGCGTGAATTCACCGTCTCGGGCACACCGGTCCAGGGCACCGCGATCCCTGCTGGCGCTCCGCTGCTGACCCCCGGGCAGTACACAGACACCTCGGTTGCGTCCACATCTGAGGAAACCGAGAAGTATTACAGGGTGAAGCGGACCCAGCCCGGGTCCACGATACGTGTCAACATCCTGGCCCGTATGCCTGGTGCGAACACCAAGGAGTCGAACGAGCGCGCCGGCTGGGTGTGGAGCCTGAAGACTTTCGATGACGACTCTTGTGATAACCAGACCAGCTCCGGCCAGGACGGCTACAACACCGGGGTGGTGGTCGGGCAGACCTTGCTCTCCATGGGTCGGGATCCAAAACCAGGTGCCGCCACGCCGCCGAGTGGCTCAGAGAAATGCGCCGAGGCGAAGGAACTCTATTTCAATGTGAAACGCATCAAGGGCACTGGTGGTGAGACGCCGATTGAGATCCGGGTTATCGAGGAGGCTCCCATGGAGAACGCCGGTCAGCTGCCCGCCGGGGTGGTGGATACGCCCTCGGCCAGTGACAGCGGAGCGGCCTCTCCCGCCTCTGGTGATCCCACATCGGTGGTTGGCGGCGCGAGTTTCAATGACGCCTTGGAGGTGGGGTCTGGAACCTATAGCACCGAGGTGGTACCCGGCGAGATGGTCTTTTTCAAGACCCCCATAAAGTATGGCCAGAACGGTGTTTTCTCCCTCGACGGCTTGGAGGTCCTGCCCGAGGTGATCCAGGGGGCCACCCCCTCTGACGACGCCGTCGTCTCTCCCGCGGTCTATGCGCCCGACCTGAGCCGGATGGATTCCCACACCCCTACTGGTCTGCATTTCTCGATGAGCAAGACCGGGGCGCGTTCAAGCGGCGCTCCGCACATCGACCTGACGCCTGAGGTGCGGTACCGGAATCGCTGGGACTCGCCCAAGATGTACTACGGGCGAAGCCTTGGCTTCTCGATGGAGGGGTATTACTACTATGCGCTTGCCCTGGGCCAGGCGGACTTCCTGAAGGGTCAGCCCACGAAGATCCAGTTCTCGCTCAAGGTCTCAGGTGAGGTCTCAGATGTCCCAGGTGAGACCTCAGATGTCGCAGGTGAGACCTCGGATCAGGAGGGAGACGCGCAGCCCACCTGGGCCTACACCAGCGGATTCGACAGCCCTGACCAGGCAGCCGCGTCCGCGGACCCCGGCAAACTGCTCATGCTCGCTGGGGGTGGAGTCCTGGTGATCCTCGGTGGTGGCGGTATCGCCTATGTGCTGCTGCGCCGCCCGGCTGAGTAG
- a CDS encoding acetyl-CoA hydrolase/transferase family protein: protein MSDRIRNERFRSKVMSAADAAALVENGWNIGFSGFTGAGYPKAFPGALAERITAAHEKGEEFRVGVWTGASTAPELDGALAATGGVAYRQPYQSDPAMRTAINKGDSYYTDIHLSHVGNQVTQGFLGKLNLAVIEATAITTYGEIVPSSSVGMNRTYVDQADKVIIEVNSWQSEDLYGMHDIYYPIGALPPSRVPLPITAPGDRIGGKTMLVDPEKVVAVIATDAADRNTPFKPLDDDSRAIAGYFLDFLADEVKHGRLPENLLPLQSGVGNIANAVLAGLLEGPFENLTSYTEVIQDGMVDLLDSGKLLVASATAFSLSPEAAHKMNENAADYTKKIILRPQDVSNHPEPIRRMGVIACNGMIEADIYGNVNSTHIMGSRMQNGIGGSGDFTRNGFFSAFVTPSTAKGGAISAITPMVSHVDHTEHDVDLIITEQGLADLRGLAPRQRAQAIIENCAHPDYKEPLREYVKLAATKANGQHTPHDLSSALSWHVRFLETGSMK, encoded by the coding sequence ATGTCAGATCGGATTCGGAACGAGAGGTTCCGTTCCAAGGTGATGTCTGCGGCGGATGCCGCAGCCCTGGTGGAGAATGGCTGGAATATCGGCTTCTCCGGCTTCACCGGCGCTGGCTATCCCAAAGCCTTCCCCGGTGCGCTCGCCGAGCGCATCACCGCTGCCCACGAGAAGGGAGAGGAGTTCCGGGTCGGCGTCTGGACCGGCGCCTCCACCGCCCCCGAACTGGACGGAGCGCTGGCTGCCACAGGCGGCGTCGCCTACCGGCAGCCCTACCAGTCCGACCCTGCGATGCGCACCGCCATCAACAAGGGCGACTCCTACTACACCGACATCCACCTGTCGCATGTCGGGAACCAGGTGACCCAGGGCTTCCTGGGCAAGCTCAACCTGGCCGTGATCGAGGCCACCGCCATCACGACCTACGGCGAGATCGTGCCGTCATCGTCGGTGGGCATGAACCGCACCTACGTCGACCAGGCTGACAAGGTGATCATCGAGGTCAACTCGTGGCAGTCGGAAGACCTCTACGGCATGCACGACATCTACTACCCCATCGGCGCGCTGCCCCCGAGCCGGGTACCCCTGCCCATCACAGCCCCGGGCGACCGCATTGGCGGCAAGACCATGCTGGTGGACCCGGAGAAGGTGGTGGCCGTCATCGCCACCGACGCGGCCGACCGGAACACCCCGTTCAAACCGCTCGACGACGACTCCCGCGCCATCGCCGGCTATTTCCTGGACTTCCTGGCCGACGAGGTCAAGCACGGCCGCCTGCCCGAGAACCTGCTCCCGCTGCAGTCAGGGGTCGGGAACATCGCTAACGCGGTGCTCGCCGGCCTACTGGAGGGTCCGTTCGAGAACCTGACCTCATACACCGAGGTGATCCAGGACGGCATGGTCGACCTGCTGGACTCCGGCAAGCTCCTGGTGGCCTCCGCCACGGCGTTCTCGCTGTCCCCCGAGGCCGCACACAAGATGAACGAGAACGCTGCCGACTACACCAAGAAGATCATTCTGCGCCCGCAGGACGTCTCCAACCATCCGGAGCCAATCCGCCGCATGGGTGTCATCGCCTGCAATGGCATGATCGAGGCCGACATCTACGGCAACGTCAACTCCACCCACATCATGGGCTCCCGGATGCAGAACGGCATCGGCGGCTCGGGCGACTTCACCCGCAACGGCTTCTTCTCCGCCTTCGTGACTCCGTCGACGGCGAAGGGCGGGGCGATCTCGGCCATCACCCCGATGGTCAGCCATGTGGACCACACCGAACACGACGTAGACCTGATCATCACGGAGCAGGGACTGGCCGACCTGCGCGGCCTGGCACCCAGGCAGCGCGCCCAGGCGATCATCGAGAACTGCGCACACCCGGATTACAAGGAACCGCTGCGCGAGTACGTGAAACTGGCCGCCACGAAGGCCAATGGGCAGCACACCCCGCATGACCTGTCCAGCGCCCTCAGCTGGCATGTCCGTTTCCTGGAGACCGGCTCCATGAAGTGA
- a CDS encoding roadblock/LC7 domain-containing protein, producing the protein MSRIEQIQQHLQRLVALTPDLEGALLVTLDGLPIASALAGGTDEDRVAAMGAAALATGTRTVSELKRGELEQVLVKGSDGYIVHIAAGHEAVLIGISNGYAKLGMILFEMKATAKDLARELA; encoded by the coding sequence ATGTCCAGGATTGAACAGATCCAACAACACCTGCAAAGGCTCGTCGCTCTCACCCCCGACCTGGAGGGCGCGCTTCTCGTGACTCTCGACGGCCTGCCCATCGCCTCGGCGCTGGCTGGGGGCACTGACGAGGACCGCGTCGCGGCCATGGGCGCCGCCGCGCTGGCGACCGGAACCCGCACCGTCAGCGAGCTGAAGCGTGGTGAGCTGGAGCAGGTGCTGGTCAAGGGCAGCGACGGCTACATCGTGCACATCGCAGCCGGACACGAGGCCGTCCTGATCGGCATCTCGAACGGCTACGCCAAGCTCGGCATGATCCTCTTCGAGATGAAGGCGACGGCCAAGGACCTCGCTCGCGAACTCGCATGA
- a CDS encoding 2'-5' RNA ligase family protein, with product MQSLRERLDPSAADGVSAHLNLLYPFTTNLSMGDDDALIEVLRDFGRFHIDFTRTGWFGTDSVYLVPDNTTVLTNLVTRIREVFPEYPAFGAVPERAVPHVTIGKRAPASELRAAEAEVLAKLPVRQVCTTVELWSGPPPGTGRWQRHRTYQLGE from the coding sequence GTGCAGAGCCTGAGAGAACGTCTGGACCCATCAGCGGCAGACGGAGTGTCCGCTCATCTCAACCTGCTGTACCCGTTCACCACGAACCTTTCGATGGGAGACGACGACGCCCTGATCGAGGTGCTGCGCGACTTCGGGCGCTTCCACATCGACTTCACCCGCACCGGCTGGTTCGGGACCGACTCGGTGTACCTGGTGCCCGACAACACGACGGTGCTGACGAACCTCGTCACCAGGATCCGTGAGGTGTTCCCGGAATATCCGGCCTTCGGCGCCGTCCCCGAGCGTGCCGTCCCGCACGTGACCATCGGCAAGCGTGCCCCAGCCTCGGAGCTGCGGGCCGCGGAGGCCGAAGTGCTTGCGAAGCTCCCGGTCCGCCAGGTCTGCACCACCGTCGAGCTGTGGAGTGGTCCCCCGCCCGGCACAGGCCGCTGGCAGCGGCATCGCACCTACCAGCTGGGGGAGTGA
- the serB gene encoding phosphoserine phosphatase SerB, with protein sequence MRARLTALNPAPVALPFDVEAGWQPRPFGYAASHLVDTDDPEQMRLSLVEVASGGVVTGPLATEPARLVMMDVDSTLTTTEAIDLLASHAGTGGLVASITERAMRGELDFESSLRERVATLRGLPAGVFGDVLPCMTLSPGARELIAALHEAGVRVGVTSGGFSALVGPLAEELCLDFFNANHLEVRNGHLTGQVTGTVVDRAQKARDLTQFAQDSGVPLEYAVAVGDGANDLGMLAAAGLSVAYCAKPATATRADAVIAFPRLDALTDLVLAGPGS encoded by the coding sequence ATGCGTGCCCGCCTCACCGCCTTGAATCCGGCTCCGGTCGCTCTCCCCTTTGATGTTGAGGCCGGCTGGCAGCCGCGGCCATTCGGGTACGCCGCCAGTCACCTCGTCGATACTGACGACCCGGAGCAGATGCGGCTGAGTCTTGTTGAAGTGGCCTCGGGTGGGGTGGTGACAGGGCCCCTGGCCACGGAGCCGGCGCGTCTGGTGATGATGGATGTGGACTCGACCCTGACCACGACAGAGGCCATCGACCTCCTGGCCTCCCACGCGGGGACCGGCGGCCTTGTCGCGTCCATCACCGAACGCGCCATGCGCGGTGAGCTCGACTTCGAGAGCTCGCTACGGGAGCGAGTGGCCACGCTGAGGGGCCTGCCAGCCGGTGTCTTCGGCGACGTGCTTCCCTGCATGACCCTCTCCCCGGGGGCCCGGGAGCTGATCGCGGCCCTCCACGAGGCGGGGGTGCGGGTGGGCGTCACCTCGGGCGGGTTCAGCGCCCTGGTGGGCCCGCTGGCAGAGGAACTGTGCCTCGACTTCTTCAACGCCAACCACCTGGAGGTACGCAACGGCCATCTGACGGGCCAGGTGACCGGCACCGTCGTGGACCGGGCCCAGAAAGCCCGCGACCTCACCCAGTTCGCGCAGGACTCCGGCGTCCCACTCGAATACGCCGTGGCAGTGGGTGACGGCGCCAACGACCTGGGGATGCTCGCTGCCGCCGGGCTCAGCGTCGCCTACTGCGCGAAACCCGCGACGGCGACCCGGGCAGACGCAGTCATCGCCTTCCCCCGGCTCGATGCCCTGACCGACCTGGTCCTAGCGGGTCCTGGGTCCTGA
- a CDS encoding PhnD/SsuA/transferrin family substrate-binding protein produces MTLHFAISPDVNIQNVTDWFIFNTKLQRITGEAFHPTSYTDFADLHSAFAEGRADLVYANAADTAHLVRDKGYLPVAWASGMAKEATVAVSADSDIQQVTDLSTPLTAAATDAPDVERICRILLEPANLAYRDVDVSLRPNPVLVAKAVIQGQVQVGFFPQDAYEELSSIVKMQLRELIRSRIYVVRSSLLVSPGIAHLVEPVWKGLEQMSADPANTELLTALGAPNGWERLAQEDTEFMIDLMDALAQEDSPSRSD; encoded by the coding sequence ATGACCTTGCACTTCGCCATCAGTCCTGATGTGAACATTCAGAATGTCACGGACTGGTTCATTTTCAACACCAAACTGCAGCGGATCACGGGTGAGGCTTTTCATCCCACGTCTTACACGGATTTCGCTGATCTGCATTCTGCCTTCGCGGAGGGTAGAGCTGATTTGGTCTACGCAAATGCGGCAGACACGGCTCATCTCGTCAGAGACAAAGGATATCTTCCTGTCGCCTGGGCAAGCGGTATGGCGAAAGAGGCAACAGTCGCGGTCTCCGCTGACAGCGATATCCAGCAGGTGACCGACCTGAGCACTCCGTTAACCGCGGCAGCCACGGATGCCCCCGACGTCGAACGAATCTGCCGCATCCTCCTGGAGCCTGCGAACCTGGCCTACCGGGATGTCGATGTGTCACTGCGCCCCAATCCGGTGCTGGTCGCCAAAGCGGTCATTCAGGGGCAGGTGCAGGTCGGATTCTTCCCGCAGGATGCCTATGAGGAGTTGTCCTCGATAGTGAAGATGCAGCTCCGCGAGCTGATCCGCAGCCGGATCTATGTGGTGCGCAGCAGTCTGCTCGTCAGCCCCGGCATAGCTCACCTGGTTGAACCGGTCTGGAAAGGCCTGGAGCAGATGAGCGCCGACCCCGCCAACACAGAGCTGCTCACTGCCCTGGGAGCCCCCAACGGCTGGGAACGCCTGGCTCAGGAGGACACAGAGTTCATGATCGACCTCATGGACGCCCTGGCTCAGGAGGACTCACCGAGCCGGTCGGACTGA
- a CDS encoding PAS domain-containing protein: MKKLGDMTGPGRAAQWTYYDGSSRQVVVTDVETRFPTGELIVSQTDRDGMITTCNEAFVIMSGFTKEELIGAPHAILRHPDMPRAAYQDLWSTVQQGKRWSGYVKNLRADGGYYWVYATVIPKVRNGQILGHTSVRREPSRDKVAEMEKLYAEMVKAEGR, encoded by the coding sequence ATGAAAAAGCTGGGGGATATGACCGGCCCGGGACGGGCAGCGCAATGGACCTACTACGACGGCAGCAGTCGTCAGGTGGTGGTCACCGACGTGGAGACTCGTTTCCCGACCGGTGAGCTGATCGTGTCACAGACCGATCGTGACGGCATGATCACCACGTGCAATGAGGCGTTCGTCATCATGTCGGGTTTCACCAAGGAGGAGCTGATCGGGGCGCCGCACGCGATCCTGCGCCATCCAGACATGCCACGCGCCGCCTATCAGGATCTGTGGTCCACTGTGCAGCAGGGTAAGCGCTGGAGCGGTTACGTGAAGAACCTCCGGGCCGACGGCGGCTACTACTGGGTATACGCCACGGTGATTCCGAAGGTGCGCAATGGCCAGATTCTCGGACACACCTCAGTGCGCCGGGAGCCATCGCGCGACAAGGTGGCAGAGATGGAAAAGCTCTACGCCGAAATGGTGAAGGCCGAGGGTCGCTGA